One genomic region from Cydia amplana chromosome Z, ilCydAmpl1.1, whole genome shotgun sequence encodes:
- the LOC134661078 gene encoding uncharacterized protein LOC134661078, whose product MKCKTCSETVIDGVDCGSCRGQFHFGCIGIVETAYRKMNMDRRAGIRCQKCRAGPDNSQDISTILEELRGFRAEFGAARSDIERISNSVDSLNAKWNEMESRFSSLEDRVIALESSAKVVSKLQSELATSSQTIHNLQNELHVRDQNARINNVEISGIPYKKGENLLMILDTIYKKVGVHLEANEVDSIHRVRRFVSRNTGQVDTNSEGDAAGERSVGSNATEPRPPAIIVKFTRRLCKDQLLAAVRARRGLTTTDIGTEGPARAIFISDHLTPANKLLLKRARERKAELQYAYLWTRDCKILMRKTDTSKIVAINNDSDLLKLK is encoded by the coding sequence ATGAAGTGTAAAACTTGTAGTGAAACAGTGATTGATGGTGTGGACTGTGGCAGCTGCCGTGGTCAATTTCATTTTGGGTGCATCGGTATAGTGGAAACCGCATACCGAAAAATGAACATGGATCGAAGAGCTGGAATACGATGCCAGAAATGTCGTGCTGGCCCCGATAATTCACAGGACATATCCACCATTCTCGAGGAGCTGAGAGGTTTTAGGGCAGAGTTCGGCGCCGCTAGGTCAGACATTGAGCGAATCTCCAATTCTGTTGACTCACTAAACGCAAAATGGAACGAGATGGAGTCCCGGTTTTCCAGTTTAGAAGACAGAGTGATTGCTCTGGAAAGCAGTGCGAAAGTCGTTTCGAAATTACAATCGGAACTTGCCACCTCAAGTCAGACAATACATAACCTACAAAATGAATTGCATGTGCGCGATCAAAATGCACGAATAAATAACGTCGAAATATCTGGAATACCGTATAAAAAGGGTGAAAATCTTTTAATGATACTGGACACTATTTACAAAAAAGTTGGTGTACATCTGGAGGCTAACGAGGTGGATTCCATACATCGTGTCCGCCGTTTCGTTAGCAGAAATACTGGTCAAGTTGACACCAACTCGGAAGGCGACGCGGCAGGCGAGAGGAGCGTAGGTAGCAATGCGACGGAACCACGTCCCCCCGCGATCATAGTCAAGTTCACCAGGCGGCTGTGCAAGGACCAGCTGCTGGCGgcggtgcgcgcgcgccgcggccTCACCACCACGGACATCGGCACGGAGGGACCGGCTCGCGCCATATTCATAAGTGATCACCTCACGCCGGCAAATAAACTGCTATTAAAACGCGCCAGGGAAAGGAAAGCTGAGCTCCAGTATGCATACCTTTGGACTCGCGATTGCAAGATCCTCATGCGTAAGACCGACACGTCTAAAATTGTCGCGATAAATAATGATTCGGATCTATTAAAGTTAAAGTGA